The region GTACTTGGCAGGTACACAGGATGGTCTCGGCACTGAGGAATCGAGCTTCTCATGGATGATGTTCTGCACCATGGTGTGAACCGGAGAGCCATACCGATGTCCGACCGCCCTGGGACAGTCCCCTTTACAGTATCGAGGGTTGTATTTGTGTGGAGCCACAATCCAGTTGTCCCACTTCAGCTGACTAAAGCTGAGTCTAAAGTCATGGAGCTCACACtcattttggggaaaaagaaaCTGTTTGAAGTATTCACTCAGATTGAATGAAGCTGGAACCAGAGGCTTCTTCAATTCAGAGCTGACAGTTTCCTGATCTCTCCGGTGACGGGACGATCTTACACCCTCAGCAGCCTCTTCTCCCATGGGATAGGCAGACAGCTCTCTCTTCTGGTCAGGACCCTGTGAAGGCCTCTTTTTATAGTGGAGGGAATACCACCTGTGATAAGCCTGAGCACTTGTGTCATTCAGATATAAAAGCAGTGAGGGGGCTACCAGAAGAGTCATGTTAAGTGGACAGTCCTGCGCTGAAGGATGCTGCAGCTGGTCTTTTACACACGTAACGTTTACAGACATGTGAATACTCCTCTTGTTAGAGGCCACTAGAGGCTGAAGGAGAGCCGTCACATCAATCTCAAtccatctgtatttctttctaAGTTCAAACTGTGAGTGAAAGGTAAATGAGTATGGAACTCTTGGGAGAGTCTTGCTAGAAAACTCTGGCTCTTTTATCACCAGGTTGCACACACATTTAacaggagagggaaaagaaacGGAGTTGTTGAAAGTGTATAGCAAGACTGACTTGAGTAAATGTTCAACAGCAGTAACACGATCCAGGTTAAACAGCAGGTCCACTGATGATGGGAGGGTACCTGAGGAGAAAAACACGCCACCAGTAATGCTCAATACAAATCGAAAGCAACACAAAGTCAGATCAAGGAATTAGCACCTCAGAATGTGCTTCCACCCTTCTTTTCCCACTTTCTCAAGTCTCAAAACAAAAGTTGGGGTGGGATGggtgttataaaaaaaaaaaaagcaggtaacCAGTACCATAACTAAGTCCCAGCACTTACAGCTGGATACTTAATCACCAGCAATTCAGAACAGCTCTGGTGGTGAATTAAAACCGGGACTCACTACATTCTGAAGTTTCAGAATCTTAATAATTTGCTTCAAACATAGAGGAAGCTAAGGAGGAGAGCAGTATTTTTCTCTTGAAGAGTCTCTAAGGGGAAAAATGTAATAAAGACACTTGCCAGGCTTGTTAAGAAAACGTTCAAGTCCTTATGGACAGaatcaataaagaaaacataattgTCTAAGTTAATTTGGAACACTTGAGACCGACAACAAATGGAGACTCTAAACCCACTATAACAAAACAGGACatcaaggaaggaggaagggttttAAATAGCCACAAAGGACCTGCTGAGTTAGAAGGGTTTTCTGTAAGTTATGAGCTAGTGAATATAGATTCTGTTTTTTAATAGTGCTGTTctgttctctctcacacacaaaatTGTTGACTAATGCTTTGTTCTTATAAGGATCTACTGTTCCACGTAGGTACTTAAGCTTTCCTCTCACAGAAAGCAACAAACATGGGTAAATATCCTGTTTCATAAAACACACCAACAACTGAAAAAGATTCTTTAGGCACATATCCAGGCCAGAATTGGTAGAATGAGAAGAATATGCAACTAGAAGTCAAAATACCTCTTTTCCAGTCTTgattttgtgaccttggacaagatgCTAACCTCCAGCAGCGCTTTCCCAGCCTTTAGGGCCATTAAGTCTCTTCTATCATATTAGCGCAGCTTAACCCATGAGAGAGCATTAGGAAGAAACAATAAGATCAAGTACCAGATTTGTCTGGAATTTGATATTGAGTATCATGCAAAGTAAAATGTAAGTCAAGGAGCAAGGGCCAGATCCTTTCTGTAACTGAAATGCAGAAGGTCTATCTTCTTCCCTCCACACATTAACCAGTCTGCTCCTACACACCTGTCACCTGGTCCCCAGGAGCCTGCTTGTGCTGGGCACAGGGGGTGAAGAGCCGAACAGTGTTGTAGAGGTGACTTCTGTTGGATTTCGGGATCCCCTCCTTGGTAGCACATGCCTTATAGAGCCTCTTCATATAGTGCAAAGCTCTGTCATCTGGCTGCAGCCTGGGGGCCTCCATTTGCCCATCGTACAGAACCTTaaagagaggggaaaggaggcCAGGTCTGTGTCTCCCATCTAGAGGCTGCAGAGAGGACTGAggctcagcctcagtttccaatGGAGCACTAGCTGCAATCTGAGCGTCTCCCCTAGAAGCCTGAGAACCAAGGCTAATAGGAAAACAGAGCCAGGCAAAGcagcaaaaacaaaggaagaacttGCTGGGAAGTGCCATGGCTTGGAAGAATTAGCAAGAAACACGTTTCCCCATACCAGTCTTCTTCCTAAAAGCCAGGAAGAGCCTCTGTTGGTCTCTTAAATAATGTTAGGTGTGTGCGTGGGCTAGGTTCACTTCTGTAATCAGACATCAAGGATGCCTAGCTGAAGGTAATTTTATCAGCTGTATGTCAAACAGCTGATAACACCCTATTTATCCAACTTCTCCTAACTAGATACAGATTTACTTGGTTATGtagctttccttttccttttccctggcATTTATTTAAAATCGCTTAAGTTAATGGACTAGTTATGTAGCTGAAAGGCTAAGAGGAATTGAGGAAGGCTCTTAAAATAAAACCACCCATTTTCTGAGAGAGATTAGCATCCTTAAAGTGTTCCTTAGGTGCTTGCTGAAACTTCCAAGGGACATGGAAAGGCTAACTAATTATTCATGATGATACACAGATCTGTTGGTATGCAACTTACGGTATTCGGTTTACTCTCCCTCTCTATTCTCATCACCTCTCCCACTTCCAGGTGCTTAGAATAATTTACTGCATGTTGATTTGGAGGGTGAGAGAAAGTCACAATTGGCAATGAAATTCCAGAGAGCACAGAACTATTAAGTTGCCTAGTTCTCTCAGGTAGCTTAGTAAGGATATGTATTTGGAATACTgcaatatgcttttaaaaaggaGGACATCGCCTTTAATCCtgactcatttttaaatataattatcttGATGCCTTTACTTTGGTCTGCACATTCATCTATACATACTTTAGTTGAAAGGTTTAGAGGTGTTTTCAGGTGCtagaaaataattgaaagttttattttttattaatcacTCTAATGGTAGTAGAATTTGCTAGGATATTTTTGTTCTTAACTGTTATAAGTATTTATGTTCTTGCCTCTGAGCTAAAATCAGGTTAGAgattatgttttagaaaaaatgAGATGCGTGCACAATGAAGAGCTGAATATACTCATGGTATAAGATACAGACCAGTCTATGCAGTACCCAGGCTGATTAAAACCGaggtatatttgtaaatatttttaaaataaatttatttatttattgtttatttttggctgcattgggtcttcatcgctgcacgcgagttttctctagttgccgcgagcgggggctgcttttccttgtggtgcactgtcttctcattgcggtggcttctcttgttgcggagcacgggctctaggcgtgccggctagtagttgtggcacgtggggtcagtagttgtggctcgctggctctagagctcaggctcagtagttgtggcacatgggcttagttactccacggcatgtgggatcttcctggaccagggctcgaacccgtgtcccctgcattggcaggtggattcttagccactgcgccaccagggaagtccctatttgtaaattttaagtTCATTGCCTGCCAAGCCTCCCTGGCCCGTGGCTGGTAAGCAGGATTATAAAACACAGCCAAACTGTTGAATGAGAACTTAGTCCTAGATTACACATGGCCAGCAATGCCATGAACAAAACATTCACAGACATGCTGCATCAAGTGGAAAAGTCAGTCAGCTGTACAGGACAGCGGCATCCTTAAGCAGACAGCACTTTTCCGAAAATGGAATCGCTTCCCTCCTGGGAAGTGGAGTGAACTGTGGGCAACGTGACATCCCGCCCGCGGCAGAACCCTGTCCGAGAGAAGCCGGCTGCTGTGGAGgtcgcttctttcttccctcctaccACCACTAACAGCTGTTCAGCAGTTGCTGGACTATTACTTGAGGGCTCCTGTGGCTAAATTTgaggaaacatttttattctctcttggGAAAGTCTACACCCTGCCAGTGGATTCTAATCCGGTGGGTGCCAAGAGAAGTCCCAGATCCGTGTCCCTGATTCGGGGCCTGAGGTCGCTGAGAGCTTGAACATAACCGATTCCTGTTCCAGCTACTGGACAAAACCCTACAAAACGTCGCGTCGGCTGCCAGGCGGCGGCTTCAGGGGCGCTCTCCACCACGGGAGAACACTCGACCCTAAGCGCGCGGCCAGCGAGGCCCTCGAGGCCGGCGGGGCCCTGGCTCTTCAACTCTTAGTCCGTGCGGCTCCCGGGAAAGGCGGGAACCGAGGAGAAGTTTGAGAGACTCGAGAGGGTGCCCCCAGAGCCCACTCAGTCGCGCTTGGCCCCACCCCCAAGCAGGCACCACCCACCTCACGTCACTCGGCCGGGGCGCTCCTCTCCCGCCCGGTGAGGATGCCGCCTTCCTCCGGAGACAGCCGAGAAGGGGTCCTCCCGGAAGTGACCTCACTGCCTCCTAGCGCGGCGTCCGATCCTACCGGAAGTGGTGGACGGAAGCCGGTGGATCCCGCGCTGCGGAGGGCGAGGTGACCTCGGTGCGGGAG is a window of Globicephala melas chromosome 3, mGloMel1.2, whole genome shotgun sequence DNA encoding:
- the GDF9 gene encoding growth/differentiation factor 9 isoform X2; this translates as MEAPRLQPDDRALHYMKRLYKACATKEGIPKSNRSHLYNTVRLFTPCAQHKQAPGDQVTGTLPSSVDLLFNLDRVTAVEHLLKSVLLYTFNNSVSFPSPVKCVCNLVIKEPEFSSKTLPRVPYSFTFHSQFELRKKYRWIEIDVTALLQPLVASNKRSIHMSVNVTCVKDQLQHPSAQDCPLNMTLLVAPSLLLYLNDTSAQAYHRWYSLHYKKRPSQGPDQKRELSAYPMGEEAAEGVRSSRHRRDQETVSSELKKPLVPASFNLSEYFKQFLFPQNECELHDFRLSFSQLKWDNWIVAPHKYNPRYCKGDCPRAVGHRYGSPVHTMVQNIIHEKLDSSVPRPSCVPAKYSPLSVLAIEPDGSIAYKEYEDMIATKCTCR
- the GDF9 gene encoding growth/differentiation factor 9 isoform X1, yielding MALPSKFFLCFCCFAWLCFPISLGSQASRGDAQIAASAPLETEAEPQSSLQPLDGRHRPGLLSPLFKVLYDGQMEAPRLQPDDRALHYMKRLYKACATKEGIPKSNRSHLYNTVRLFTPCAQHKQAPGDQVTGTLPSSVDLLFNLDRVTAVEHLLKSVLLYTFNNSVSFPSPVKCVCNLVIKEPEFSSKTLPRVPYSFTFHSQFELRKKYRWIEIDVTALLQPLVASNKRSIHMSVNVTCVKDQLQHPSAQDCPLNMTLLVAPSLLLYLNDTSAQAYHRWYSLHYKKRPSQGPDQKRELSAYPMGEEAAEGVRSSRHRRDQETVSSELKKPLVPASFNLSEYFKQFLFPQNECELHDFRLSFSQLKWDNWIVAPHKYNPRYCKGDCPRAVGHRYGSPVHTMVQNIIHEKLDSSVPRPSCVPAKYSPLSVLAIEPDGSIAYKEYEDMIATKCTCR